Proteins encoded in a region of the Paenibacillus sp. W2I17 genome:
- a CDS encoding sensor domain-containing diguanylate cyclase, producing MIAQIKRSRLRKKIKNIKKISLTALLGGLVTISVIMTLTLMVISSYTSQKQSLIDNTLSLNYASAVQMSQTLDSLFDSMQESLKYAAQYFPDMDHSNTKELNSTLDLVRNSSNFFNSVSLVNKAGVVRSTSPYSQASVGHHVSSNAAKEAVKLRASYISEAYQTPRTKRRIVFVSEPIFDSAGEYQGTIGGNIFLQENNILSLSFGSQLKTSNGSYFFIVDKKGTLLFHPNTNRIGENVSKNEVVQKLLANENGKEQYKNLAGVDSLAGYYKVPSTDWGVVIVSPTQTVYDQLNHHIRMLLLYTSVPFLILTLIVVRVARKLASPFAMLADLVNQVDKGEVDLPVMKPHWNREADLLTRTVVGALANFRKQTNQLVYDARTDVLTGMNNRRTFEEVIQEWIQDEVPFSIIVLDIDRFKSINDTFGHHAGDEVLKHIANIIQLSVRPEDVCARFGGEEFVVLLRNSESNVAFEIAERIRITVEESILPIDRSVTISAGIAEYPKHSTTSTELFHLADNALYQAKEEGRNRTVTIQSVIK from the coding sequence ATGATTGCACAGATCAAGAGATCGAGATTACGAAAAAAAATAAAAAATATCAAGAAGATCAGCCTCACGGCTTTACTCGGCGGGTTGGTCACTATTTCAGTTATAATGACACTGACCCTCATGGTCATCTCATCCTATACATCTCAGAAACAGTCACTCATTGATAACACCCTTTCGCTAAACTATGCAAGCGCTGTGCAAATGAGCCAAACGCTGGATTCGCTTTTTGATTCCATGCAGGAGAGCTTGAAATATGCAGCCCAATATTTCCCGGATATGGATCACTCCAATACAAAAGAGTTGAATTCCACATTGGATTTGGTTCGCAATAGCAGTAATTTTTTCAATTCCGTTTCTCTGGTAAATAAAGCGGGGGTAGTCAGGTCTACCTCACCTTACTCACAGGCTAGTGTAGGTCACCATGTTAGTTCTAATGCAGCAAAAGAAGCGGTTAAATTGAGAGCTTCTTATATCTCCGAAGCGTACCAGACACCCAGAACCAAACGCAGAATTGTATTTGTCAGTGAACCGATCTTTGATTCGGCAGGGGAGTATCAAGGAACGATCGGTGGAAATATCTTTTTGCAGGAAAATAATATATTGAGCCTGTCTTTTGGCAGTCAGCTCAAGACAAGTAATGGTTCCTACTTTTTTATTGTGGATAAGAAGGGCACTTTGTTATTTCACCCAAACACCAACCGAATTGGTGAAAATGTCAGTAAAAATGAAGTGGTGCAAAAGCTGTTAGCAAACGAGAACGGTAAAGAACAATACAAAAACCTGGCAGGTGTGGATTCGCTTGCAGGTTATTACAAAGTTCCATCAACAGACTGGGGCGTCGTAATCGTGTCTCCAACACAAACGGTGTACGATCAGTTGAATCATCATATCCGTATGTTGTTGCTGTACACTTCAGTGCCTTTCCTGATCCTGACCCTTATTGTGGTTCGGGTTGCACGCAAGCTGGCCAGTCCTTTTGCTATGCTGGCTGATTTGGTGAATCAGGTCGATAAGGGAGAAGTGGATTTACCGGTGATGAAACCTCACTGGAATAGAGAGGCAGACCTTCTCACACGAACGGTTGTTGGTGCATTGGCGAACTTTAGGAAGCAGACAAACCAGCTTGTCTATGATGCCAGAACCGATGTTTTAACAGGCATGAACAATCGCAGAACCTTCGAAGAAGTCATCCAGGAATGGATTCAGGATGAGGTGCCGTTCTCCATTATTGTTCTGGATATCGACCGCTTCAAGTCCATTAATGATACATTCGGGCATCATGCTGGGGATGAAGTCTTGAAACACATTGCCAATATCATTCAATTGTCTGTTCGACCAGAAGATGTCTGCGCTCGGTTTGGTGGAGAGGAGTTTGTAGTCTTGTTAAGAAATTCCGAGTCTAACGTGGCTTTTGAGATTGCTGAACGTATCCGAATAACGGTCGAAGAAAGCATATTGCCTATAGATCGTTCCGTCACCATCTCGGCTGGAATTGCTGAATATCCGAAGCACTCCACAACATCCACAGAACTGTTTCACCTGGCGGATAATGCATTGTATCAAGCGAAGGAAGAGGGACGTAACCGTACGGTTACGATCCAATCGGTTATTAAATAA
- a CDS encoding spermidine synthase yields the protein MRVLYRNKSEQHELTVYDTKKLYGEKGQFRVLEFSNAAVQGAMDLDEPNRMVLEYPRAMVHLMERNDPDFDTVFVVGHGIGTLPTYLSDRQVKVAELDAEVVELSQTFFGYEGSPVLIGDGRELLGQEAAATYDYIIIDAFTATGTPEQFISSDFFAMVKDKLDSDGAVILNVFGRAGNDRLVNAIYTTLQAQFAYTRAFALPTETADEVQNRILMGSHHPIEFQVRQMAGFVEQEPEEGYIIVD from the coding sequence GTGAGAGTTCTGTATCGGAATAAAAGTGAACAGCATGAGCTGACGGTATATGATACCAAAAAGCTATATGGAGAGAAGGGCCAGTTTCGTGTATTAGAATTCTCCAACGCAGCTGTGCAGGGAGCCATGGATCTGGATGAGCCTAACCGGATGGTGTTGGAGTATCCGAGAGCGATGGTGCATCTAATGGAACGGAATGATCCTGATTTTGATACCGTATTTGTGGTGGGACATGGTATTGGCACATTGCCAACCTACTTGTCTGATCGTCAGGTAAAAGTGGCTGAGCTTGACGCAGAGGTCGTGGAGTTGAGCCAAACCTTCTTTGGATATGAGGGAAGTCCTGTGCTCATTGGGGATGGTCGTGAATTATTAGGCCAGGAAGCCGCTGCGACATATGATTATATTATTATTGATGCCTTTACGGCAACGGGTACACCCGAGCAGTTTATATCCAGTGATTTTTTTGCCATGGTCAAGGACAAGCTGGACTCGGACGGAGCTGTGATCCTTAATGTGTTTGGGCGTGCGGGCAACGATCGGCTTGTCAATGCGATCTATACGACACTTCAGGCACAGTTTGCCTATACACGTGCATTCGCATTACCTACAGAAACAGCGGATGAAGTTCAAAATCGCATTTTAATGGGTAGTCATCACCCGATCGAATTTCAGGTTCGTCAGATGGCAGGGTTTGTTGAACAAGAGCCAGAAGAAGGATATATCATTGTCGATTAG
- a CDS encoding LysR family transcriptional regulator — translation MTLQQLKYVIEVATRGSMNEAAKRLFISQPSLSNAIRDLEQELRITIFERTNKGISLSKEGVEFLSYARQVVEQAELLENRYLNAKPSPQHFSVSTQHYAFAVNAFVRLVQQYGQDEYELALRETKTYEIIQDVKSLRSEIGILYLNEFNAKVINKLLKDAGLVFTSLFTAKPHIFISVKNPLAKQESVAIEQLQDYPYLSFDQGEYNSFHFSEEILSTLSHPKSIQVNDRATLFNLLIGLNGYTISTGVLSADLNGNEIIPVPLECEESINVGWISHKSTSLSNLGVAYVQALHEAIGS, via the coding sequence GTGACATTACAACAACTAAAATATGTGATCGAAGTTGCCACGCGCGGTTCCATGAATGAAGCAGCCAAAAGGTTGTTTATCTCGCAACCCAGCCTTTCGAATGCCATTCGGGATCTGGAGCAGGAGTTGCGAATTACTATTTTTGAACGTACCAATAAGGGGATATCTCTGTCTAAAGAAGGCGTTGAGTTTCTGAGTTATGCACGTCAGGTGGTAGAACAAGCTGAATTGCTGGAGAATCGTTATCTGAACGCCAAGCCATCCCCGCAGCACTTCTCCGTATCGACGCAGCATTATGCGTTTGCGGTGAATGCCTTTGTTCGTCTGGTACAGCAGTATGGTCAGGATGAATACGAGTTGGCGCTTCGGGAGACAAAGACCTACGAAATTATTCAGGACGTGAAAAGCCTGCGCAGTGAAATTGGCATCCTGTATTTGAATGAGTTCAATGCCAAGGTCATTAACAAATTGTTAAAAGATGCGGGATTGGTTTTCACGAGCCTGTTCACAGCCAAGCCCCATATCTTTATCAGTGTGAAGAACCCGCTGGCGAAGCAGGAGTCGGTTGCAATCGAGCAACTGCAGGATTATCCGTACTTGTCATTTGATCAGGGAGAGTACAATTCCTTTCATTTTTCCGAAGAGATCCTGAGTACGTTATCTCACCCCAAAAGCATACAGGTCAATGACCGCGCAACATTGTTTAACCTGTTGATTGGTCTGAATGGTTATACGATCTCTACGGGTGTACTTAGCGCTGATCTGAACGGAAACGAAATAATTCCTGTACCGCTGGAATGTGAGGAATCCATTAATGTAGGGTGGATAAGCCACAAGAGTACTTCTCTCTCTAATCTGGGTGTAGCATATGTCCAGGCTCTGCATGAGGCCATAGGGTCTTAG
- a CDS encoding SDR family oxidoreductase: MSNVKGKVVVITGASSGIGESTARLLAQHGAHVVIGARRMERLEALASSIRLEGGSVEYHSLDVARLEEVQTIVDLAQTRYGRIDVILNNAGVMPLSPLESLKVDEWNHMIDVNIRGVLHGIAAGLPVMKKQGFGQFINIASIGAYAVSPTAAVYCATKYAVRAISEGLRQEVGGDIRVTLVSPGVTESELADTISDEEARDLMKEYRRISIPASAIAQSILFAISQPAEVDVNEIVVRPTASMA; this comes from the coding sequence ATGTCCAATGTAAAAGGGAAAGTTGTTGTGATTACCGGTGCGAGTAGTGGAATTGGTGAGTCAACAGCTCGATTGCTTGCACAGCATGGAGCACATGTAGTTATTGGAGCTAGACGTATGGAACGTTTGGAGGCATTGGCCTCTTCCATTCGTTTGGAAGGCGGATCGGTGGAGTATCATTCGCTGGATGTTGCCAGATTGGAAGAGGTGCAAACGATCGTTGACCTCGCTCAAACTCGCTATGGACGTATCGATGTTATTTTAAATAACGCTGGAGTCATGCCCCTATCTCCCCTTGAATCGTTAAAAGTAGATGAGTGGAATCACATGATAGATGTTAACATTCGTGGGGTTCTGCATGGCATTGCGGCTGGACTACCAGTCATGAAAAAGCAGGGTTTCGGCCAGTTTATTAATATCGCCTCTATTGGAGCCTATGCCGTGTCACCAACGGCAGCGGTGTATTGTGCAACCAAATACGCGGTTCGCGCCATCTCGGAGGGGTTGCGACAGGAAGTAGGCGGAGATATCCGTGTAACCCTTGTATCACCAGGCGTGACGGAATCGGAACTCGCGGATACGATTTCTGATGAAGAAGCACGTGATCTCATGAAAGAGTATCGGCGCATATCCATTCCCGCCTCGGCGATTGCACAAAGTATCTTGTTTGCCATTAGCCAGCCGGCAGAGGTGGACGTAAATGAGATTGTAGTCAGACCGACAGCAAGCATGGCTTAA
- a CDS encoding Atu4866 domain-containing protein, whose protein sequence is MERNSMGDQQEPKHPYVGMWVTKDGYIRHELLPSGRYDEARGDRQSAYQGRYVVHGKHIEYVDDTGFTADGDFRDGVLYHAGMILYRENVQ, encoded by the coding sequence ATGGAGCGCAATTCAATGGGTGACCAACAAGAACCAAAACACCCGTATGTGGGGATGTGGGTTACGAAGGATGGATATATCAGACACGAACTTCTTCCTTCCGGTAGATATGATGAAGCGAGAGGAGATCGGCAAAGTGCGTATCAGGGTCGCTATGTTGTTCATGGGAAACATATAGAATACGTGGATGATACGGGATTTACAGCGGATGGAGACTTCAGGGACGGCGTTTTGTACCATGCAGGCATGATTTTGTATAGAGAAAATGTACAATAA
- a CDS encoding AraC family transcriptional regulator, which translates to MYIKTNETDTGITEQQQQLAQLIEHFTPNDGIHPTAIPSLALIRASEISQPIYSVHQPALCIVAQGSKLVILGSESYTYDLSQYLVASVNLPISGQVVKATTEHPYLCIRLDFDSGQIFDLIQDTPSAQPKPDHSSRRGLFVSSTKPSLLEAVIRLVRLLDTPEDIPVLAPMFIREILYRIIQDEHGHSIKQFAIQDSHAQHIADLIEVIQSDYAKPLRIEQLAAMINMSSSSLHHHFKAITAMSPLQFQKQIRLHEARRMLLAGSTDAADAAFQVGYESPSQFSREYARMYGLPPKSDIKRLRHTLDITY; encoded by the coding sequence ATGTATATCAAAACAAATGAAACGGATACGGGCATCACAGAGCAGCAGCAACAATTGGCTCAACTTATTGAGCATTTCACCCCAAATGACGGGATACATCCAACAGCAATTCCATCACTTGCCTTAATCCGTGCCTCCGAGATCTCACAACCCATATATTCCGTTCATCAGCCTGCCCTCTGCATTGTCGCTCAAGGTTCCAAATTAGTTATACTCGGCAGCGAGAGCTACACCTACGACCTGTCACAATATTTGGTAGCTTCCGTAAACTTGCCTATTTCAGGGCAGGTTGTAAAGGCGACAACCGAACACCCCTATCTATGTATTCGACTGGATTTTGATTCAGGGCAGATTTTCGACCTGATTCAGGATACGCCTTCTGCACAACCCAAACCTGACCATTCAAGCCGAAGAGGATTGTTTGTTAGCTCAACCAAACCTTCCCTTCTTGAAGCCGTGATCCGATTGGTTCGGCTGCTGGATACACCTGAAGACATTCCCGTCCTTGCCCCTATGTTTATCCGCGAAATTCTATATCGTATTATTCAGGATGAACATGGACATTCCATCAAGCAGTTTGCTATTCAGGACAGTCACGCACAGCACATCGCCGATTTGATCGAAGTCATCCAATCTGATTATGCTAAGCCACTTCGGATTGAACAACTTGCTGCCATGATCAACATGAGTTCTTCCTCATTACATCATCATTTCAAAGCCATTACCGCCATGAGCCCTTTGCAATTCCAGAAACAAATTCGATTGCACGAAGCCCGGCGAATGCTGCTTGCAGGTTCAACTGATGCCGCCGACGCTGCGTTCCAGGTTGGCTATGAAAGTCCGTCTCAATTCAGCCGGGAGTATGCCCGCATGTATGGTCTCCCTCCCAAAAGCGATATCAAACGACTTCGTCATACACTCGATATTACATACTAG
- a CDS encoding MerR family transcriptional regulator, whose amino-acid sequence MMSENEVFSIKETSEQAGLSEDTIRYYEKIGLLPRAERKANRHRVYRSEDIHTMKLITCLKKTGMSLEEMKPYLQMSMDSDLADFPDEREMLVNHRKKVEAQIASLQQVVDFIDEKLEKRSMYPDECPITVENQMSVFEKKNIFS is encoded by the coding sequence ATGATGAGTGAGAATGAAGTGTTCTCCATTAAAGAAACGTCAGAACAGGCCGGATTATCGGAAGATACAATTCGTTATTATGAGAAGATTGGGCTGCTTCCCCGAGCTGAACGCAAGGCCAATCGCCATCGGGTATATCGCTCGGAGGATATCCATACGATGAAGTTGATCACTTGCCTGAAAAAAACAGGAATGTCTCTGGAGGAAATGAAGCCTTATTTACAAATGTCCATGGATTCCGATCTCGCAGATTTCCCGGATGAACGGGAGATGCTGGTGAATCACCGGAAGAAAGTTGAAGCACAGATTGCTTCGCTACAGCAAGTCGTTGATTTTATCGATGAGAAGTTGGAAAAACGAAGTATGTATCCTGATGAATGTCCTATTACCGTGGAGAACCAGATGTCTGTTTTTGAAAAAAAGAACATATTCTCTTGA
- a CDS encoding SDR family NAD(P)-dependent oxidoreductase, which translates to MNIQNQLRTALITGSTSGIGLELTRKLLAEGWQVIGLNRSAFPSEDTDIQNALRSGQLRWVQANLTNYDSLRTALDQIKSDTDSIDVLFNNAGGSASELRFSDQGHELHFELQTVVPYIIYMELVELLLKGKMKTVINTSTTAFKMVKQFDLNILERPAEFKKLFGPYAISKLGLSLWTREVAKSAKADGIQLLSVDPGGNNTLRGNKTSGLPFYIKPIMKWFFPHPSHGASLLYNAALSPTGHESGAFLVKNKATALRFTEQGPTVLNRVNEIYEQRFRTTQSGKTTITPS; encoded by the coding sequence ATGAATATACAAAATCAGCTTCGCACCGCTCTCATCACAGGGTCAACGTCAGGAATTGGTCTTGAACTGACACGCAAGTTACTGGCTGAAGGATGGCAGGTAATCGGTCTCAACCGTTCTGCTTTCCCATCCGAGGATACCGATATTCAGAACGCCTTACGTTCAGGCCAGCTCCGTTGGGTTCAGGCTAATCTGACCAACTACGACAGTCTGAGAACTGCACTGGATCAGATTAAATCCGATACCGATTCGATCGATGTTTTGTTTAACAATGCGGGTGGCAGCGCTTCGGAGCTTCGTTTCTCTGATCAGGGGCATGAACTGCACTTTGAACTTCAGACGGTAGTCCCTTACATCATCTACATGGAATTAGTCGAGCTATTGCTCAAAGGAAAGATGAAAACAGTTATTAATACTTCCACCACCGCCTTCAAAATGGTCAAACAATTTGATCTGAACATCCTGGAACGTCCAGCTGAATTCAAAAAGCTGTTTGGTCCCTATGCCATTTCAAAGCTCGGTCTATCTCTATGGACACGCGAGGTTGCCAAGTCTGCCAAAGCGGATGGCATACAACTGCTTAGCGTAGATCCCGGTGGAAATAATACGCTGAGGGGCAACAAAACATCCGGCCTGCCCTTCTATATCAAACCTATCATGAAATGGTTCTTTCCTCATCCAAGCCATGGCGCTTCGTTGCTCTACAATGCAGCCTTATCCCCAACCGGACACGAATCCGGTGCATTCCTGGTTAAAAATAAAGCTACAGCGCTTCGTTTCACAGAGCAAGGCCCTACCGTTTTGAACCGGGTAAACGAGATTTATGAGCAGCGTTTTCGTACAACGCAGTCTGGAAAGACCACAATCACCCCATCTTAA
- a CDS encoding oxalate decarboxylase family bicupin, which translates to MTKGQQPNEKPFIIPQPIRSDGAGGPDLGPRDVMRDIQNPDMLVPPATDSGLLPNLRMSFSDTHMQLNHGGWSREITVRDLPIATTLAGVNMSLTPGGVRELHWHQQSEWAYMIWGTARITSIDQNGRNFIADVGPGDLWFFPKGLPHSIQGLEDGCEFLLVFDDGSFSDLNTLSISDWFAHTPPEVLSVNFGVPESAFQSMPKEQVYIFQDTVPGSIESQEVQSPYGNVPLTFKHRLLAQEPLITPGGSVRIVDSTNFPISTTVAAALVEIRPGAMRELHWHPNADEWQYYLTGQGRMTVFGGNGIARTFDYRAGDVGYVPVAMGHYIQNTGTDTLWFLEIFRSDRFEDVSLNQWMALTPRDLVRDNLNAPPELLNALRKVKWPVV; encoded by the coding sequence ATGACCAAAGGACAGCAACCTAACGAAAAACCATTTATTATCCCGCAACCCATTCGCAGTGATGGCGCTGGAGGACCTGATCTGGGACCCAGAGACGTCATGAGAGATATACAAAACCCCGATATGCTGGTACCTCCTGCAACCGATAGCGGGTTATTGCCCAATCTGAGAATGTCTTTTTCCGATACCCATATGCAATTGAACCATGGGGGCTGGTCACGTGAAATTACCGTACGGGATCTCCCTATTGCCACTACACTGGCTGGTGTGAACATGAGCCTGACACCGGGAGGTGTACGGGAATTGCACTGGCATCAACAATCCGAGTGGGCCTATATGATCTGGGGAACGGCAAGAATCACTTCGATAGATCAGAACGGACGTAATTTTATTGCGGATGTCGGGCCCGGCGATCTCTGGTTTTTCCCCAAAGGTCTACCCCATTCCATTCAGGGACTGGAGGATGGTTGCGAATTTCTGCTTGTATTTGATGACGGGTCCTTCTCCGATCTGAATACGTTATCCATATCGGATTGGTTTGCCCATACCCCGCCAGAGGTATTGTCTGTCAATTTCGGCGTGCCCGAATCCGCTTTTCAGTCGATGCCGAAGGAACAAGTCTACATTTTCCAAGATACCGTCCCGGGTTCCATCGAGAGCCAGGAAGTTCAGTCGCCATATGGCAACGTTCCTCTCACATTCAAACACCGATTGCTGGCCCAGGAACCACTCATTACCCCCGGCGGAAGCGTGAGGATTGTCGACTCCACCAACTTCCCCATCTCAACTACCGTTGCAGCCGCACTCGTTGAGATCCGACCTGGCGCCATGCGTGAACTGCACTGGCATCCCAATGCAGATGAATGGCAATACTATCTGACAGGACAAGGGAGAATGACTGTCTTTGGAGGCAATGGCATTGCTCGCACATTTGACTATCGGGCTGGAGATGTCGGATATGTTCCTGTCGCAATGGGACACTATATACAAAATACCGGCACAGACACTTTATGGTTTTTGGAGATATTCCGAAGTGATCGATTCGAGGATGTATCACTGAATCAGTGGATGGCGTTAACTCCGCGGGATCTGGTCCGTGACAATCTGAATGCGCCGCCTGAGTTGCTCAATGCCTTGCGTAAAGTAAAATGGCCTGTCGTTTAA
- a CDS encoding zinc-dependent alcohol dehydrogenase: MRAVTFQGIKDIQVKEVEDPKLQQKDDIIVRITSTAICGSDLHIYQGALPAAKDYVIGHEPMGIVEEVGPEVTRVKKGDRVVLPFNIACGECFYCNHDMESQCDNSNGNPDIHTGGYFGFTERYGNHPGGQAELLRVPYGNFTPFVIPESCELEDEALLFLSDVLPTAYWSVENAGVKPGDTVTVLGSGPIGLMTQKFAWMKGAKRVIAVDRLPYRLEKAKRLNDAEIFNFEDYDDMGEHIREITQGGTDVVIDCVGMDGKKNMLEEIGQKLKLHGGSLSAIEIGMKAIRKFGTLQLTGVYGSSYNMFPLGNLFERNINLKMGQAPVIHYMPELFRKITAGEFDPTEIISHRISLENASDAYRIFNDHEDECTKVILKP, encoded by the coding sequence ATGAGAGCCGTTACGTTTCAGGGAATCAAGGACATTCAAGTCAAAGAGGTTGAAGATCCCAAACTGCAACAGAAGGATGACATTATCGTTCGTATAACTTCCACAGCTATATGTGGATCCGATTTGCATATTTATCAGGGAGCCTTGCCTGCTGCCAAAGATTACGTTATCGGTCATGAACCGATGGGCATTGTAGAAGAAGTAGGTCCAGAAGTGACACGTGTGAAGAAGGGGGACCGTGTGGTCCTGCCTTTTAACATCGCTTGTGGTGAATGCTTCTATTGCAATCATGACATGGAGAGCCAGTGCGATAATTCCAATGGCAATCCGGATATTCATACAGGTGGATATTTTGGATTCACCGAACGCTACGGAAATCACCCCGGAGGTCAGGCAGAATTATTGCGTGTTCCCTACGGGAACTTTACTCCGTTTGTGATTCCTGAATCCTGTGAACTGGAAGATGAAGCTTTATTGTTCCTGTCCGATGTTCTTCCAACCGCTTACTGGAGCGTCGAGAATGCCGGAGTTAAACCGGGAGATACGGTCACTGTACTCGGTAGTGGGCCCATTGGGCTGATGACGCAGAAGTTCGCCTGGATGAAAGGTGCCAAACGCGTTATTGCTGTGGATCGCCTGCCCTATCGACTGGAGAAAGCCAAACGTTTGAACGATGCAGAGATCTTTAATTTCGAAGATTACGATGATATGGGTGAGCACATTCGCGAGATTACACAAGGCGGAACCGACGTTGTTATCGACTGTGTAGGTATGGATGGTAAAAAGAACATGCTGGAGGAGATCGGACAGAAGCTGAAACTTCATGGCGGTTCACTGAGTGCGATCGAAATCGGCATGAAAGCAATCCGCAAATTCGGTACACTCCAACTTACGGGTGTATATGGCTCTTCCTACAACATGTTTCCGTTAGGCAATCTGTTTGAACGCAATATCAATCTTAAAATGGGACAAGCTCCTGTTATACATTACATGCCTGAATTGTTCCGCAAAATCACTGCCGGTGAATTTGATCCAACCGAGATCATCTCCCATCGGATTTCACTGGAGAATGCAAGCGATGCTTATCGCATTTTCAACGATCATGAAGACGAATGTACCAAAGTTATACTAAAACCCTGA
- a CDS encoding class I SAM-dependent methyltransferase: protein MSDVIKSQVQKQFAKNAGKYVTSAGHAKGEDLALLVASSQATPDMNVLDIATGGGHVANALAPLVQRVTALDLTEDMLQAAERFIQGNGHGNVDFVVGDAEKLPFDDDIYDLVTCRIAAHHFPDVSSFVHEALRVMKPGGRLLFIDNVAPERDENDQFYNEVEKCRDVSHVRAWRKTEWIHMLEYAGFRMETMASFQKRFKFEEWCNRAALPEQEREELEASMLSAPSIIRNFFNFEVTKNGKLDSFEGESVYIQAIKPTHV, encoded by the coding sequence ATGTCTGATGTAATCAAAAGTCAGGTGCAGAAGCAGTTTGCGAAAAATGCAGGAAAATACGTGACGAGTGCGGGGCATGCCAAAGGTGAGGATCTCGCGTTGCTCGTGGCTTCATCTCAAGCCACTCCGGATATGAACGTGCTGGATATCGCCACAGGGGGAGGGCATGTTGCTAATGCTTTGGCTCCGCTTGTTCAGCGGGTGACAGCCCTCGATCTAACGGAGGATATGCTTCAGGCAGCTGAACGATTTATCCAGGGGAATGGACACGGTAATGTAGATTTTGTAGTCGGGGATGCAGAGAAGCTGCCATTCGATGATGATATCTATGACCTTGTGACCTGCCGAATCGCTGCTCACCATTTTCCGGACGTTTCTTCGTTTGTTCATGAGGCATTACGCGTCATGAAGCCTGGTGGAAGGTTGTTATTCATCGACAACGTGGCACCTGAACGTGATGAGAATGACCAGTTTTACAATGAAGTGGAGAAGTGCCGGGATGTAAGCCATGTTCGAGCATGGCGCAAGACAGAATGGATTCATATGCTGGAGTATGCCGGCTTCCGAATGGAAACGATGGCTTCCTTCCAGAAACGCTTTAAGTTTGAAGAGTGGTGTAACCGTGCAGCACTGCCGGAACAGGAGAGAGAGGAACTTGAAGCAAGCATGTTGAGTGCACCGTCCATTATCAGAAATTTTTTTAATTTTGAAGTGACAAAGAACGGGAAGCTCGACAGCTTCGAAGGAGAAAGTGTGTATATCCAAGCGATTAAACCGACTCATGTCTGA